The DNA region agccacattgagcctgcaaaaaggtgggataatgtggggtacaaatgcaataaataaataaaggggggtgACGGGGGAGGAAGTTTGAAGGCtgctgatgggggagggggagacgggGAAGGGAGTTTGAAGGCTGCTGACgggggaggaggtggaggagagtTTGAGGTCtgctgatgggggagggggagacgggGAAGGGAGTTTGAAGGCTGCTGACgggggaggaggtggaggagagtTTGAGGTCtgctgatgggggaggggaagacgggGAAGGGAGTTTGAAGGCTGctgatgggggtggaggggagtttGAGGGCtgctgatgggggaggggggaaaggagttTGAAAGCTGCTGATGGGGGGGAAGGGAGTTTGAAGGCTGctgatgggagtggaggggagttTGAAGGCTGCTGACgggggaggaggtggaggagagtTTGAGGGCtgctgatgggggagggggagacgggGAAGGGAGTTTGAAGGCTGctgatgggggaggaggagagtttGATGGCTGCTGACgggggaggaggtggaggagagtTTGAGGGCtgctgatgggggagggggaaagggagttTGAAGGCTGCTGACcggggaggaggtggaggagagtTTGAGGGCtgctgatgggggaggggggaagggagtttGAAGGCTGCTGAtgggggaggaggtggaggagagtTTGAGGGCtgctgatgggggagggggagacgggAAAGGGAGTTTGAAGGCTGCTGAtgggggaggaggtggaggggAGTTTGAGGGCtgctgatgggggaggggggaagggagtttGAAAGCAGCTGATGGGGGAGACGGGGAAGGGAGTTTGAAGGCTGCTGACgggggaggaggtggaggagagtTTGAGGGCtgctgatgggggaggggggaagggagtttGAAGGCTACTGAtgggggaggaggtggaggggAGTTTGAGGGCtgctgatgggggaggggggaagggagtttGAAGGCTGCTGACgggggaggaggtggaggagagtTTGAGGGCTGATGGTGTGTGAGGTTGGATGGGGAAGAGAGTTTGAGGGCTGCTGATGGGGGGAAGAGAGTTTGAGGGCTGCTGATGGGGGGGAAGGGAGTTTGAAGGCTGCTGATGGGGGAAGAGGTGGAGGAGAGTTTGAGGGCTgctgatggggagggggagacggGAAAGGGAGTTTGAAGGCTGCTGAtgggggaggaggtggaggggAGTTTGAGGGCtgctgatgggggaggggggaagggagtttGAAAGCAGCTGATGGGGGAGACGGGGAAGGAAGTTTGAAGGCTGCTGACgggggaggaggtggaggagagtTTGAGGGCtgctgatgggggaggggggaagggagtttAAAGGCTACTGATGGGGGAGGAGGTGGGGAGTTTGAGGGCtgctgatgggggaggggggaagggagtttGAAGGCTGCTGACGGGGGAGGAGATGGAGGAGAGTTTGAGGGCTGATGGTGGGTGAGGTTGGATGGGGAAGAGAGTTTGAGGGCTGCTGATGGGGGGAAGAGAGTTTCAGGGCTGCTGATGGGGGGGAAGGGAGTTTGAAGGCTGCTGAtgggggaggaggtggaggggAGTTTGAGGGCTGCTGAtgggggaggaggtggaggagagtTTGAGGGCTGATGGTGGGTGAGGTTGGATGGGGAAGAGAGTTTGAGGGCtgctgatgggggagggggaagagagtttGAGGGCTGCTGAtgggggaggaggtggaggggAGTTTGAAGGCtgctgatgggggagggggaagagagtttGAGGGCTGCtgatgggggaggtggaggagagttTGAGGgctgatggtgggggagggggtggaggggagttTGAGGGCTGAAGGTGGGTGAGGTTGGACGGGGAAGAGAGTTTGAGGgctgatggtgggggaggggtggaggggagttTGAGGGCTGATGGTGGGTGAGGTTGGACGGGGGAAGAGAGTTTGAGGgctgatggtgggggggggatggggaagagagttTGAAGGTTGCTGAtgggggaggaggtggaggagagtTTGAGGGCtgctgatgggggagggggaaatggggaAGGGAGTGAAATGCGAGGGCTGATGGTGGGTGAGGTTGGATGGGGAAGAGAGTTTGAAGGCTGctgatgggggtggaggggagtttGAGGGCTGCTGAtgggggaggaggtggaggggAGTTTGAGGGCTGCTGAtgggggaggaggtggaggagagtTTGAGGGCTGATGGTGGGTGAGGTTGGATGGGGAAGAGAGTTTGAGGGCtgctgatgggggagggggaagagagtttGAGGGCTGCTGAtgggggaggaggtggaggggAGTTTGAAGGCtgctgatgggggagggggaagagagtttGAAGGCTGCtgatgggggaggtggaggagagttTGAGGgctgatggtgggggagggggtggaggggagttTGAGGGCTGATGGTGGGTGAGGTTGGACGGGGGAAGAGAGTTTGAGGgctgatggtgggggagggggtggaggggagttTGAGGGCTGATGGTGGGTGAGGTTGGACGGGGGAAGAGAGTTTGAGGgctgatggtgggggagggggtggaggggagttTGAGGGCTGATGGTGGGTGAGGTTGGACGGGGGAAGCTGCTTCTTTAACCCTTCTCCGGCCAGACCTGCAGCTCTGCTGGAAGGGGGGCAGTTTGTCCAGCAGTCGGTCCAGGCTGTTCTGCACCTGGCCGAAGCGTCGGTAGATGTCTTCGGTGCACTCGGCCGTTCGGATGAAGGTCTTGTAGTTGGAGAAGGCCAAGTCCCGGGTCTGCTGCAGGATCTGCGCCCGCTCCTCGGCCAATCGCTCCGGCTCCCGCACCAGCTTGTCCAGGGCCGACGAGCTCAGCTCCAGCAGGTAGGCGGTGAAGTCCGGCCGCTCCCGCCAGCTGTCCGGGAAACTGTCCCGGAAGATCGAAGCCAGGATGCTCTCGTCCTCCACGtccaccgccgccatcttggaagcgGCACAGAGACTGCGCACCAGTCAGGAAACGTCATCGTCCAATTTCCGGCTctaaccgccgccatcttgggaaTGGCGGCGTCAGCGCAGCGGGGAGGACGTCGTCACGTTCTGCCgtcaccgccgccatcttgggaaTGGCGGCATCAGCGCAGTGGGGAGGACGTCATCACGCTGTGAACGTTATCGCTGCCATCTTGGGAATGGAGGCATCAGCGCAGTGGGGAGGACGTCATCACGCTGTGAACGTTATCGCTGCCATCTTGGGAATGGAGGCATCAGCGCAGCGGGGAGTACGTCATCACGCTGTGAACGTTATCGCTGCCATCTTGGGAATGGCGGCATCAGCGCAGTGGGGAGGACGTCATCACGCTGTGGCCGTCACCGCCGCCATCTTAGGAGTGGCGGCACCAGCGCAAACCAAGGAGGTGTAACCTGTCCAGACTTGGCCCGGACGCTCTcgctcttccttcttctctctggtTCCTGTTTCCGGCCGCGTCTCATGTGTGTTTGCGGAGAGCTAATGAGACGGGACTCGAGAGGAAAATGCGGCCACTAACCGAGGACGAGACCAGGGCTCTGTTCGAGAAACTCTCCAAATAGTGAGTTGGGGGACAGGGAGCagcctttaggaagccgtccacaccttttttaaactctgctaagctaatcgcctttaacacattctctagcaacgaattccagagtttaattacatgttgaatgaagaaactttttctccgatttgttttaaatttactacattgtagcttcatcgcatgctagtcctagtatttctggaaagagtaaacaaatgattcacgtctacccattccactcattttatagacctctatcatatctcccctcagctgccttttctccaagctgaagagccccagccactttagcctttcctcatagggaagtcgtcccatcccctttatcattttcatcgcccttctctgcaccttttctaattccactatacatcatgcaaggttccacgttaggagtcacggatcaagaaagggatctaggtgtcgttgttgatgatacgttgaaaccttctgctcagtgtgctgctaaacAGAAAATTGTCATTTAGTAGTTACGTGATCTGGACACTGATGAAGCCTCTCTGTCGCTGTAAATGTATTGAAATGATTGGTCTGAGCGGCAGGCCTGAAGCCTCGCgttctatttatttaatttaccGCCTGTGAACACACTAAGTATTTTCCTGTCCGGTTCACAAACTACATTTGTACCGAGACTacggaggggttaagtgacttttccaagatcacaagaagcttcAGTAAGATTTAAATCCTGggtctctaaccattaggctattcttccTTTGAATGTGAGCaatttcattataaaaacagctgCACCCTGCGGATCTAAGATCCCTGGGTTGACTAGGGCATTGATACCTTAGGAGGTCTAGAGGCCAGGTTATAAAGTGGTGAGAGAACGTTCTTTAGTGATTAATCATGGTTTCTTTTTCCTAGCATTGGAGAAAACATTAAGTTGCTTGTGGACCGGCCAGACGGTACCTACTGCTTTCGTTTGCATAACGAGCGGGTGTATTATGTCAGGTAAGAGCTCTGGATGCTGTGTGAGCTTTCTGGGAGACATACCAGCCCACACGCCTCAGCTTGCAACATGATGTCTCTGTCGCCATGCACCACTTTCAAAACTTAACACTTTCTTTTTCCTGCTTTAGCACTGGTGCTCCTTCAAGATAATAGTTACTTTATACTTTATGTAACATTTAGGTCATGCTTTTCCAGCAGTAATTCAAAGTGCCTTACGTTCAGCAGCTACTCTGTTCTGAATCTCTTGAGAGCAAGTCTGCATGTGAATTAATTATCTACCTTTGAGGAATTAATCTGTGAATTTGCTGCTTTTCAGTGAGAAGATTTTAAAGTTGGCAACAAGCATTGCCCGAGATAAGTTGGTATCGCTAGGGACCTGCTTTGGGAAGTTCACCAAAACCCAGAAGTTTCGTCTGCATGTTACAGCTCTGGACTACCTTGCTCCATATGCCAAGGTCAGCATTCTAGTCACTGGGATCCTCCTAGTAGGGAGGCAGATACTGATCAGTGCCTGGAGTCTCAACCCAAAACTAATGCATTCTCATTGGCCTTTTTGTATGTTTCAGTACAAAGTCTGGGTAAAACCAGGATCAGAACAGTCCTTTCTGTATGGGAACCATGTGTTGAAATCTGGGTTGGGCCGGATCACAGAGAACACAAACCAGTACCAAGGAGTGGTGGTGTACTCCATGTCTGATGTTCCCTTGGTGAGTATGGGTGGGGGAATAGATTGTAgtccaggggttcccaaacctgatcctggaggcagcccagccagttaggtcttcaggatatccacaaagaatattcatgagacaggtTTGCatccagtggaggcagtgcatgcaaatctgtctcatgaatattcattgtggatatcctgaagacctaattggctgggctgcctccaggatcaggttttggAACCTTTGTCGTAGTTTAATGGctgaaatctccagcctggagggaggaggggctgtGGCATCAGGCAAGGGGGGTGGGGCTGAATACCACCCCCCAGAACAATGGAAGATACAGGGAAATAGTATAGAagtttttattaaaaaataaacacataaaatGCTGAAGCAacctaaaaagttttttttttggggggggggggggggctcgatgGCAATCTTGTAGGTGAGTCCTAATATTCTATCTCAAAAGGGATGAGTAGGCTAGAGGTAGTCCAGGGAAAGGCACCCGAAATGAGGTGGGGGTTCCTGTATGAGATAAGACCAAGGAACCATCGGCATGCTAGAGGATAGAAGAGATGGGGAAAGATATTATTCACTTGAAAGGAAATTGTAGAACTAGGAATCATGAGGGTgaagaatgtcaggaaatattatttcgtgaaaaaggtggtggatgcctggactACTGAAGTGTTGGGAGCAAAAacgtaacagaatttaaaaaagcctGGGCGAAGCACAGGTGAAAGCTGGAGACAACAGGATGGTAATGAAACACTGGGGTAACCTGAAACAGCAGTGGGCTTTCAAAAAACTGTGACAACACAGTGATGCTGTGGTGAAAAGCGATCTAGCTACCTATTTCGATTTCAGCTTGtacataaactactactactatttagcatttctatagcgctacaaggcgtacgcagcgctgcataaacatagaagaaagacagtccctgctcaaagagcttacaatctaatagacaaaaaataatcaaatcaattaatgtgtacaggaaggaggagaggagggtaggtggagttgagtggttacgagtcaaaagcaatgttaaagaggtgggctttcagtctagatttaaaggtggccaaggatggggcaagacgtaggggctcaggaaacaGGTAGCTAGATCGCTTTTCACCACAGCATCACTAACCTCGATGGCTGTGGGGATTATTACAAAATTTGGTAATAACCCAGAGGGAGGGGGTCGGAGGGTTGGTTTACATATTGGtctagagcgggggggggggggggggtgttctcaacccagtcctcaggacccacctagccagtcaggtcttcaggatattcacagtgaatatgcatgagcgagATTTGCTTGCCCTTCCTCCGTTGTATTTAACTTTAGCTCGTGTggattcattgtaggtatcctgaaaacctgactggctaggtgggtcccgaggactgggtggaGAGCCCCTGCTCTAGTAAAAGTAACGGTGAAGATAGCAACCTCAGGAAAATGGAGGCCATGGCACAattagggaaaggaaaaggggtgAAGAGGATTAGTGGGGGAGAAAGGTTGATAAGAGAAGTAAAAGGAGGCGTGAAAATGTTGACACAGTGGCAGGATGGAATAAATGTACAAATGGGAGGAATCTGATCTAGGCAGACTTGTTAAGCCCAAAATGGTCTCTTAGTAGACTGATATTATCTAATCCTTCCTtatttcagtggttcccaaacctggtcctggaggcccccccagccagtcaggttttcaggaatattcatgagagagatttgcatgcactgccttcacaacatgcaaatctctctcatgaatattcattgtgggtatcctgaaaacctgactggctggggggcctccaggaccgggtttggggACCACTTCCTTAGTTAATTTTGTCTCACAACCAGAAAAGGATAGTTCTATAATCGAGAAAATGAACCCTTCCAGAAAGGGTGGGAGATGacatcctcctccctcctcttGTGGTCCTATTTCAGGTGACGTGCTGTGTGGGATGGGGGGAGATCAtggaaaggtaaaaaaaaaaggctagacACCTCCTCTTAATTTACCCACCAGGGCTTTGGAGTGGCTGCTAAGTCCACACAGGAGTGCCGGAAGATGGATCCCATGGCCATTGTGGTCTTTCACCAGGCTGACATCGGTGAATATGTGCGACACGAGGAGACACTTACGTAGATATAGTCCAGCGCCGGAATACTACAGCATCGCATTGGACATCCCCCTCTATAAGGGGGTAGGAGTAAAAAGCCTTCATCTGTAAACTGTGCCTGAAGCAGCTGTGTGAGATCTGgacaccaccccccaccccctcccctcctaaggGAGAGACACTGCTCAAATGCAGAGTTCTTGTAGAGAAAGTGCTGCTTCCGGCCTGGCCTTGAGACTGTTGTTACAGATACTCGGACAGTTGCTTTTGACATCATTTCTTTTAAGAGGGCTGAGTTCTCTTTAAAGAAGAGCCAAAGCAGCACTGGAGTAATTCGTTTCCAGGAACCGGCTTTTCCTAAATGTCTCAATAACGGAGGTTGGAGGTTTACCAGTTCCCGGCTAGAGCCTTTTTGGCCAGCCCTGGTTTTGAATTTATATCCCAAATCAGTGCTGCAAATCCCGTAATACAGTAGGATGGGATGGCCAGAAATCCAGCGCTGTCctaaaaatctccagcctgaacggggtaacttggcatctgtaCAGTAATTTCACTCAGACTATTTTTAagtaaataaatgcatttgatccttttatttaaacacattttatttatttgagcaCAGAGTGTGGTCTGTTTCAGGAGACCAGGGCTTGGTGGGGAAATTTACTCCAGCAGAACAGAGCTGTCAAAGGCTTGTCCTTTCTGGCCTTTCAGTggcctcctgggggggggggggggagttgcagagCTCTTAGCATCTGGGCTTCAACGTGTCTGTGGTGGGCTGAGTGTGAAACAGACGCTTTAAGAAATACAACTGCAGGACTCCAGAAAGGACGATGACCACACTCTGCACCGCTGACCACCAGTTGACATAATGGTAGTTGGACAGAAGGGTGAAGTAATCGGCCCCCTTTCGCATCCGAGCAAAATTATAGAACCGCCACATATGGAAGACGTGGATCTGGACCTTCTGTGCGCTTTCCTAGAACAAAAAGGATCACGTCAGGCAGCTGCCTATCTTTCCTTTACCTCTTTCTCTGGGAACTAAAACCTAGTTAGCAAGTGTTCAGGCCTGTCTGGCTCACAGAACCCAAACCAGATACCCTCACCTGGATTTCCTTAGACACCAACCTGGGCAACTACAAACAAAACAATCGTATGTTAGCAACTGGTTATTCTTACAAAACTAGTTTCTTAGCTAGAATAAGCAGGGGGAAATTGGATACTTAAGCAAAAAGGGAAAACCAGCAAGTGAGGCACCTACTAAGCCCCTGGCTCACCAGAGCCTCAGGCCTGTCAGCTTCTGATTCTGTGATCTAGACAGGCCCGAACACAAGTCCTGGCCCAATGTCACAGTAAAAGCTACTCCTGGTGGCTTCTGTATGGCTGGTttgtatggggtttttttttttttttgtccttctttGTCCAGAATCCCCCATCATGGAGCCTGAAATCCCCTTCTGAggctccagcctcccccccccccccccaactgcagtTCTCTACCTGTGACTGTCCCCCATATCTGCCTCTGCCCACAATACCCTCAACTTTTCCTTCTTTATATGAAGGTACCTACCCCACCTCTCAttgtctcttcccctccccccccccccccccggacacccCCAAACTTGATACCCACTCACCAGTGGCACACAGCTAACTTTTCAGCATGTGCtaatatgatagagacacccattatattcctatgggtgtctctagcattacatgtgctaatttttagcatactcTAAAAAGTTTGTGTTCCtacaacgcagcttagtaaacaggatctttagattgtcagccctccagggacagggaaatacccagtgtacctgaatgtacctcagCTTTGAGATACTACAGAAAaggtgtgtgagcaaaatcccaaatagatagatagaaactctgaatgttgagcacctgattctcataacatgatgcctgttttagtggctctttaccaggagaaaataaatctctgcacgaatataacagtgctagggtgtccctttaaccagcccctccaaatgacacactgattacaatttatatcaaattactactctacctttgaaaagttattctgttattatagtCCTCTTTGTAcagctgtatgctgcacaagctgccatgtttgaaaatataagtgagagatttttaaaaatgctacaaagaacgacaacgtggatgcagcagctcatagatttgcttgctttgttttgagtgtacagtgATGACGGCTGAgcaaggaaggggaaacagagattaaccttggggggggggggagggttggttttttttttttttttacagttccctccctcccatgtacgactccatccatccacctcctCTCCAGCCCTGAGTGCTCTTCCCACATATACCTCAAGGCACCCtgctggtctagtggcttctttgggggcaggaaaaatccttcactctttcctgcccactgccactgatCTTCTCGCTGCTGTGCTgcatctttaaaatggctgccaagacttccgcAAAAAGCGGCAACAGTGAGAGgatcagcagcaggcaggaaagagtagggctctttcttgccctgaagaagccactagtcCAGCAGGGTGGCTTGAGGTATGTACCAGGAGGGCACCCTATGGCTCAGGGGAGGGAAGGCACTCCCACAGGGAACCTGAGGGATTCCTGCAgacctggtggggatccccacTCCCATGCGGTTCTCTACTTAAGAAGCCTGACTGACCTCCTCCCCCTTCTCTACATAGGGCTGCATTTActtcaggagagagaagggggattTTCAACCACTGTGGTGTGGTGGTACCTCTTGGCCAGGTTTAGATGCATTTCTACCTGTTTTTTTGCATGAAGCCTAGCTCTTGCCCCCTGCCTAAGGATTAGCACTGTTACAGCAGGGCTAGATAGAAACAAGGAAAGGTTTAAATGGAGGTGAAAAGCTGGCAGGAACCATAATCAAAATGGAGGACAGTGACCTGAATGCATAGGTTTGGGTAGTGTAAGCTACGAAAATGGGGACATTGAGTTAAGGTTGGGTTTGGAAGTATTAATGTTTAAGTGTTGAACAGTTGAAAATGTTTTGTTGTATAGGAGGGACAAAATCTGATTACTGTTGGGGGATATGATGAGGAATAGGGATGTAAATTCGGAGGGGAAAGTTAGGAGTCTATGGAGGAACTCtgagaaaatgggagggggggagggggtgtctacACGTGATGGTTCCCAGGCAGGGAGCAAGGGAACTGGGGGGTAGGgtacagaaaggggggggggagggagggggagggggagttgggggaataGTGGAGCTTATCAAGAATTAATACGATATGGAGACGGACGCTTAAGGGGCAAACAAATCTGCAGAAGGCTAAGAGACAAGTGGAATATATTTGGGAGGACGAGCGTGGACTTGGGGGGGCGGAGGCTGGGACGCCTGCTCGAGTCTCGTTATGGGGATGCTATCATTGAGTGTCTCACAACACCACAAATATGGTAaagttggtaacatggaatgttggaggcattaactccccaataaaaagaacaaaaattttacAGCACCTACAGAGACATCAGTTTGATATTGCCCTATTGCAAGAAACCCATCTCAGTCAGGCGGAACATGCTAAATTAAAAacgtggtgggtgggggagtgtgtggcagcggcagcccaggggaaaaaaaggggggtggcGGTGTTGTTTCGTAAGGGGGTAGCAGCAGCGATCAAACCCATATATGTGGACCAGGGGGGGAGATATGTGGTGGTGGAAATGGAGAGCAAGGGTCAAAAAATCTTACTTGGTAATATTTATGCCCCCAACCAATATGATAAGAAGTTTTATCCAGAGGTGGTGGGACACCTAGTGGATCACCCAGGAGTACCGGTAGTAGTGGGCGGAGACTTTAATACGGTGTGGGACCCCCAACTTGATTGTTCTCAAGGGGTCCGCAGCGACTTGGGGCATCAAATAAAGGCTTAAAAAGATTGGGGAACCTATTAGATCTGATTGATATCTGGCGAACTTTGCACCCCATGGAACAGGACTACACACACCTCTCCCGTGCACATGACACCCAGGCACGAATTGATTACATTCTAACTTCACAAGATTTATTCGGCAAAATAACTAAGACGGAAATTGGACCTTATACAATCTCGGATCATGCCTGGGTGAGCATGGACTGGGAGATGGGACCCAGGGCTCATAGACATGGTTCGTGGAGATTCCCAGTGGAGATGTATAGAGACGTGGGGTTGAGGGAGAAGCTTATGGAGTGCTGGCGAGCATATGAGTCCTCGAATAGGGAACATAGGGACAATCCGGTATTGTTCTGGGATGCCGCGAAAGCGGTGCTCCGCGGGGAAGTAATTAGTTACACACATTTCGCACGTTCAGCGCGGAACAGGGAAATACTGAGATTAAGTGCCCAAGTTTGCAGGGCCAGGCAACTGTTTGGTCGAACGCATAAGGGGGAGCATAGAGCGCGTTTAATGGAATTACAAGTGGCGCTTAATGAGCTGTTACACCAAAGAGCCACCAAATCCTTAACATTATAAATACCAGCTGTACAAGCATGGAAA from Microcaecilia unicolor chromosome 5, aMicUni1.1, whole genome shotgun sequence includes:
- the NIP7 gene encoding 60S ribosome subunit biogenesis protein NIP7 homolog — protein: MRPLTEDETRALFEKLSKYIGENIKLLVDRPDGTYCFRLHNERVYYVSEKILKLATSIARDKLVSLGTCFGKFTKTQKFRLHVTALDYLAPYAKYKVWVKPGSEQSFLYGNHVLKSGLGRITENTNQYQGVVVYSMSDVPLGFGVAAKSTQECRKMDPMAIVVFHQADIGEYVRHEETLT